The proteins below come from a single Ancylothrix sp. D3o genomic window:
- a CDS encoding glutathione peroxidase, with translation MLKNREGEKVPNVTFKTRNGGQWVNVTSDDLFAGKTVVVFSLPGAFTPTCSSTHVPGYNELAKIFKDNGVDDIICLSVNDPFVMEEWKKTQAADRVTFIPDGNGEFTEKMGMLVDKEDLGFGKRSWRYSMLVKDGVIDKMFIEPEKPGDPFEVSDAETMLSYINPTAAKPKLVSLFTKPGCPYCARAKTALQERSIEFEEIVLGKEISTRSLRAVTGATTVPQVFIDGKQIGGSEALDEYLKSHSL, from the coding sequence ATGTTGAAAAACCGAGAAGGAGAAAAAGTACCCAACGTTACCTTCAAGACTCGCAACGGCGGTCAGTGGGTTAATGTCACTTCTGACGATTTATTTGCCGGTAAAACAGTGGTTGTTTTTTCTTTACCAGGCGCTTTCACTCCAACTTGTTCTTCTACTCATGTTCCGGGGTACAACGAACTCGCCAAAATTTTCAAAGACAATGGCGTAGATGATATTATTTGCCTTTCGGTTAATGACCCTTTTGTAATGGAAGAGTGGAAGAAAACTCAAGCAGCCGACCGCGTTACTTTTATCCCCGATGGTAATGGAGAATTTACTGAAAAAATGGGGATGTTGGTTGATAAAGAAGATTTGGGGTTTGGCAAACGTTCGTGGCGCTATTCTATGCTGGTCAAAGATGGCGTCATCGACAAAATGTTTATTGAACCAGAAAAGCCAGGAGATCCGTTTGAAGTCTCCGATGCTGAAACAATGCTGAGCTACATTAATCCGACTGCTGCTAAACCTAAGCTGGTATCTTTGTTTACAAAACCGGGTTGTCCCTATTGCGCTCGTGCCAAAACTGCTCTCCAAGAGCGTAGTATTGAGTTTGAAGAAATTGTTCTCGGTAAAGAGATTAGCACTCGTTCTTTACGAGCGGTGACGGGGGCGACTACAGTACCGCAAGTTTTTATTGATGGTAAACAAATTGGCGGTTCGGAAGCACTCGACGAATACTTGAAATCTCACTCTTTATAA
- a CDS encoding RNA-binding protein: MSIYVGNLSYQVTQEDLSAVFAEYGTVKRVQLPTDRETGRLRGFAFVEMDSDAEETAAIEALDGAEWMGRDMKVNKAKPREERGGGGGYRGGGGGGGGDRRGNNNFSRRY, from the coding sequence ATGTCGATTTATGTAGGCAATCTTTCTTATCAAGTTACCCAAGAAGACTTGAGCGCAGTATTTGCCGAATATGGAACAGTTAAGCGGGTTCAGCTTCCCACAGACCGCGAAACGGGCCGCTTGCGTGGCTTTGCTTTTGTGGAAATGGATAGCGATGCCGAAGAAACCGCAGCGATTGAAGCTTTGGACGGCGCAGAATGGATGGGCCGTGACATGAAAGTGAACAAGGCCAAACCCCGTGAAGAGCGTGGTGGTGGTGGTGGTTATCGCGGCGGCGGTGGCGGCGGCGGTGGTGACCGTCGTGGTAACAACAATTTTTCTCGTCGTTACTAA